A segment of the Nitrospirota bacterium genome:
TCCCTTTTGGCGTTTGAACTCATAATGCAGTCCCTTTCTATGCATGTTTTTTCGGTAACATGCATTATGAGTCAACGATGTCTCCCTAGTCTTTACTTCGGTAACATTTTTTGTGATGCAATTCGCGAAGATTTATAAGGTTGTTTTCCTGAAATATTTTATGATAATATACAAATTTTACGGGAGGTAAGAAAGAAATGTATGCGATAGTTGAAAGCGGAGGAAAACAATACAAGGTCTCGCCCGGACAGCTTATCAAAGTCGAAAGCCTCGGGAAAGAGACAGGCGCCGATGTGACGATTGAACGGGTCCTGATGATACACCGGGATGACAAAGGGGTTTATGGGGCCCCGTATATCGACGGTGCGAAGGTGATCGCATCGGTCGAGGGCAATGACAAGGCCCGCAAGGTCATTATCTTCAAGCAGAGACCGAGAAAAGTGTACAGGAAACTGAACGGGCACCGTCAGCAGTTCACCGCACTCAGGATCAAAGAAATAGTTTATGGAGGATAACCATGGCACATAAAAAGGGAGTAGGAAGTTCAAGAAACGGACGTGACAGCGAGTCAAAACGGTTGGGGATTAAACGCTTCGGGGGTCAGTTTGTCCGGGCAGGCAGCATACTCGTCAGACAAAGGGGAACGAAGTTTCATCCCGGAACAAACGTGGGAAAAGGATCAGATGATACGCTCTTTGCAAAAACTGACGGAATCGTCAATTTCGAACGCAAGGACAGAACGCGGCTGCAGATAAGCGTGTATCCGCAGACTCAGTAGAAAAAGCTGATTGCGCAGTAATCACGAGGCGGGCAGGAAAGCCCGCCTTTTTTATTGATATCAGCGTTAACAGGTATAAAAAAGCATAAATACAGTATACAATTGAATGAATAATATCAGGAATGCATATGAGAAATCCCCTGCGCAAGAGGGACGTGCGCCGGGCCGTTGCTTTTTTCGGTGTTTTTCTGTTTCTGCGGTTTTTCGCTCTTCTTGCGGAGAAAGGTGATGCATGAATAATCGTGATGAGGAAATAGCATGCAGTTTGTAGATTATGTAAAGGTGCATGTGAAGGCCGGTGACGGGGGAAAAGGATGTGTAAGCTTCCGGAGGGAAAAATATGTGCCGAGAGGGGGCCCTGACGGCGGCGACGGCGGCAGGGGAGGCCATATCATATTCAGGGCATCCGACGAATTGAACACGCTTCTTGACCAGCGATACCGGCGGGAATACAGGGCAAAAAAAGGTCACCACGGGATGGGAAAAAAAATGCACGGAAAAAATGGCGAGGATCTTGTAATTCCTGTCCCCGTGGGTACGATCGTCAGGGATGCAGAGACTGGGGAGTTGATCATTGACCTTAATGAGCACGGCAAGGAATCGGTTATTGCCACGGGGGGAAGAGGGGGGCTGGGAAACTCACATTTCGCCACTCCTGTGAGACAGGCCCCGAGGTTCGCGCAGCCTGGTGAACCGGGCGATGAGAAATGGCTGGTGCTCGAACTCAAACTCCTTGCTGATACAGGCCTGATTGGGCTCCCCAACGCCGGGAAATCCACTCTCCTGTCCGTAATTTCTTCTGCAAAACCGAAAATTGCCGACTATCCGTTTACGACCCTCACCCCAATGCTCGGTGTCGTGAAGCTCGAAGATTTCAGGAGCTTTGTGGTTGCGGATATCCCGGGACTGATTGAGGGAGCACACAGGGGTATTGGCCTTGGTTTCCAGTTCCTCAGGCATATTGAACGCACTTCCATGCTTCTTCACCTTGTTGATGTATCTGACATGAACCCGGGTGATCCGGTTGAGGACTTTGAAAAGGTGCAGGAAGAAATCGCACTTTACAGCAGCGAACTCCTGAAAAAGCCGATTGCAGCCGTTGGAACAAAACTTGATATCGCGGTGCAGAAAGAAAGGCTTGCGAAATTGGAAAAATACTGTAAAATGAAGAAAATAGAGTTCTTTCCGGTGTCTGCAGTGAACGGTACCGGAATAAAGAAGCTCTTGTACTATATTGCAGAGAAGCTCGAGGCGTCGAGAAAAGCCCGCAGTGCCTCACAGGAGTAATTGCGAGGGGTGAAAAAGAAGGGTGTAATGCTTGGAAAAAAACTCTGAACTGAATTAGCCCATGCAGGAAGAGCAGGAAAAAATTCCGCTGGATGCCCGATTACTCAGCGATGTCATCATCGAATTAAATATCTCACGCCGCAACGTTTCTATTTACCCGAAAGATCACCCTTCCGTAGAGAAATCCTTGCGGCGCGCCTATGAACTCCTTCAGAAACTCTTTGAATTGAGGCCGGAAGTCACACTTGCCGTCGCCAAAGACACGCTTATCATTGATGATTATTACCTTGACAGGAAGAATCCTGTGTACAGAGAGTTTGCCCTCCACCTGAACAAAATGAATATGGCATATGTCACATTCATTATTGGCCTGTCACAGGACGAACTTTATGAATTTCACCGCATCATATCGCAGAACATAAAAGAAATCCTTCCTGAGACATTCCGGGCTATGTTTCATGATCTCAACCTGATCCATATTAAAGCCGGATTTATTGATTATGGTGCATTTGCCTTTGAAGAGGGAAAGACACTGAAAGAGACTTCCGGCACACAGCTCTGGGAGCGCTATGTATATGGTTTGCTGGAGGGTACGCTGCAGAGTGACGATGCGGGGGAGGGACTTAGTGGAATCCCGCCGGAGTTGCTCGCAGGGCTGTTAAACAGGAAAGCAGCGGATGACATCAGGGAAGAGGCATATGACAAAGTAATCAGCTCGTATATCAGAAGGTCTTCAGAATCCACATTTTCAGGCAGGGACCTGAAGAGAATCATGGATTTCATCAACGAACTGAAGCCCGAACTGAAGAAGCAGTTTCTCTCCTCTGCGGTAAGAACTGTCTCCAGAGATATGGACTCCGCGTATAAAGCGCTCGGAGGGATATCGGCAGACGAAATCATTGAATTGCTCGGGACGATCAATGAGCAGAGGCTCGTAATTCCGGAAGCCCTGAAAAATCTCCTTGACAGACTGTCAAAGCTGCCTCATGAAGGTACAGAACAGCTTTCGCTCCACGGGAATCTCATAGTGGATGATATATTTATCTCACCGGATATCGTGAATCTCTTCAGCGGCAATTTTGAATCATTTGTCTCAGCCACCTACAGCAGGGAAATCCAGAAGCTGTTGGATTTCAGTCCCGCACGGATTACTATCACAGAGCCGGGTGGACTGGGGCGGGCGTTCAGCGATGATTATATCGAGAGTGATTTCAACCATACAATCCTTGAACTCATGTCATCCGATATCCTTACTGAAAGGGATGAATACGCATTATTTATGCGAGTCCTGAAAGAACAGACTGAACAGTTTCTCTGGACTGCTAGATACACGCAGGTGCTCAAAACACTGAAAGTGTTACGGGCAAACAGGGAAAACGGCAGATTTGCCGATGTGACCGCAGAGATACTGGAGTTTTATCATTCTGAGGAATTTATCTCAAAGCTTGTTGATTCTCTGAGACTGCTGGGAAGACAGATGCGGGAAGAGGCACAGCTTCTCTGCGAGCATTACGGGGAGGAGATCATCTCACCGCTGATGGACGCATTGACTGTAGAAGCCTCGCAGACGGTCAGGAGGTTCCTTATGGGACTGCTCCGGCAGTTTGGAGACAAGGTGATCCCCGAAACCGTAAAACGGCTGGGTGACAAACGGTGGTTTGTGAAAAGAAATATGCTGTATCTCCTCGGTGAATGTGAAAGCAAGGAAGTGCTTCCGCATGTCAGGCCGTATTGCAGGCATGAAAACCGCAAGGTAGGTTTTGAAGCGATCAAATGCCTGCTGAATGCGGGAGATGAGTATGGCATTTCGGCAGTGAAGGATTATCTTCATTCCGACTCCCGGGAAGATGTTGAACTGGCCATTGCCATGTCCGGCTCATTCAGGATAAAAGAGGTTGTTCCCGATCTTATCCGGATGCTCAGGAAGAGGGGGATAAGCGGAGCAGACTTCTATGACAAGATCCCGGTTGTGAAGGCTCTGGGTGAGATTGGCGACCCCCGCGCGGTCGAGACATTGAAGGATTTGCTTGGGGGAAAGAGCTTCCTTTACAAGGGAGCCTCTGAGAGGCTCAAGGAAGAGCTCTACAAATCACTGAAGAATTACCCCTGCCGGGATATCGAAGAGATCATCAGGGCAGGACTGAAATCCAGAAATGACGTAATAAGGCAGGAATCACGCCGGTTAAAAGAACAGATATCGGATCAATGAACATGATAGTCAGATTTATTTCCACATTAATGTCTGCGGTCTCGAACTGTGCGCTCTACTCGAAAGAGCACTCTTCTGTTGATGATCTTGCAAAAAAGGCTCATGCAGTACTGAGTGAAATTTTTCAGGAATCTGACAGCCTGGAAATCATGATTGTTGATAATGATCTGGTCGTAAATAAAAGCCCGGTCAGGGAGGCCGGCGTGCAGGCGATCAACTTCATGAAGCGCCTTAAAAGAAAAGGTCTTTCCCGGGTCGACTTCCTGAAGGGCATCCCCTTTTCTGAGATGAAACAGTTTGCGGTAGACATGTCTTTGCCTGATAAGGACCCCGGGGTTTACCCGCATATCAGGACCGGCGTGGTTGATGTGAAATCCGGCGGACTGAAACTGGATACGGATCTGAATCTCGATAACCTTTCCGGGTTTACTCTTGATCAGATCGACAAGGTAAAGGAGGTGTACCATACGATATCACCTTACAAAAAACTGAATGTAACCGGGCTTGAGGAAATCGTTGTGAACTTCATCATTACATTCAGGAGAGAGGTGAATATTCTCAGACTGATAAGCCCGGTGAAATCCTACAGTGAATACACCTATACCCATGCCACGAATGTTGCGGTGCTTTCGATGTTGCAGGCAGAGTCTCTGGGGCTGAAGGATGACCTCATGCGCGATATCGGCATAGCAGCCCTTTTGCATGATGTAGGGAAGTTATTCATATCAAATGAAGTGCTTGAAAAGAAAGGTGCGCTTGATGAAAAGGAATGGAGCGAGATAAGAAGTCATCCTTTGTTCGGCGCGAGGTACCTTGCAACGATGGACGGAATTTCCCGCCTTGCACCCGTCGTGGCGATGGAACATCACCTCAGGTTTGACGGTAAGGGGTATCCGAAGCAGGCGGTGGACGGGAAGAAGCAGCATTTTTGCAGCCAGATCGTTGCGATTGCGGATTACTATGACGCGCTGAGGAGCAGAAGGCCGTACCGGAGAGAGCTCGAAATCAGGGAAGTGCTATCGGTCATGAAGAAAGAAGGACCGGGAGTCTTTAACATCACGCTGCTCGATAATTTTTTGCGGATAATGCATACGGCAATGTCGGAGTAGCAATTTGAAAAAAAGATTCAGAGAACCTGCTGTGCCTGTCGAACGCAAGGAGACTGTCCGGCAGCGGATACTGTCCCTGCTTGAGGGGGATACCCTGACTGCAAAGGATTTGTCAGCAGAAATCAGCGTTTCCGAGAGGGAGATATACGGGCATCTCGAGCATATCCAGAAGACGGTCAGCAAGTCCCGCCATAATTTCTCCATTGTCCCTGCAGCATGCAAAAAGTGCGGCTTTGTCTTCAGAAAAAGAGACAGGCTGACAAAACCGGGCAAGTGTCCTGTATGCAGAAGTGAATCGATACAGGAACCGCTGTTTTCGATAAAGAGCAGGGGTGAGGGATAAATCCCCGGAATGCGCTGTCTGCCATTCCTTTCAAAGGGTTGGGCTTATCTTGCATTCCCGAGCGCTTCTCTCGTGATCTTTTCAGCGGTCTCGAACACGGCCTTCTTCCCTTCTTCAGTTCTTGATTCGATATAGAATCTTACCTTGGGTTCTGTGCCGGATGGCCTTATCATCAGCCATGAACCGTCGTCGAACACAAGTTTGATCCCGTCAACGGTGATCACATGTGCGACGGTTCTTTCCGCTCCGTGTATTGTCACGGTGGTGCCTTCCTTGTACTGTTCTCTGATACCCGAGAGTCTTTTCAGCAGCGGCTCGCCGACAAGGTCAGGATCTACGGATATCCCTGAACGGTCCGGATAATAATACCCGTATTCATCCATAACCGAGATGAGGTATTCGCGCAGATTCATGCGCGTAACCGCCATCATTTCTATGGCAAGAAGCAGACCGAAGATGGCGTCCTTTTCGAGCGTGTGATTATAGGCCGAAATGCCGTCAGACTCCTCGAATGCGACTATTGCACGTTCATCGGAATCCTTCAGCATATATGGTCTGAAATTCTTGAACCCGACCATCGTCTCTTTCACAGGGATACCGTGTTGTGCAGCGATGGCATTGACGAGATTGCTCGTGCCAACAGATTTTGCGACCACTCCGGATATCTTCCTGTAGACATGGAGGTAGTGCAATGCCATTGCACCAAAATAGTTCATCGGGATCTGCATATGGCCATCTGTGTGCCTGATCCGGTCTCCGTCAGGGTCCATGATGACCCCAAGCCTGTAGCGGGAGCTGCTCTCCCCCAGGCACTTTTCGACCTGAATCATATTTTTCTCGGAAGGTTCGGGGGCAACACCACCGAAAAGGTAATTGTCCTCTGTTCTCAAGTACCGTATCCTGTCACTTGTTCCCAGGATCCTCTCGAGCCGGCCCCGTGTAGAGCCATGCACGTGGTCGATACAGATGATACAATCCTCCCTGCTGATGAAATCCCTGATTTTCTGAATATCCAGTGTCTTTCTCTCTGCAACGAACTTCATGTACAGGTCTGTCAGATCGATTTTTTCGATCTTTTCGGGTTTTGTCCCGGCAGGGACAGCCCTTTCCTTCATCAGCCTGTTGGCTATCGCTTCGATTCTTGTGGTTATCTCGGTGCCTGCGGGACCTCCGTCAGAAGGATTGAACTTGAACCCGGCGTAGTTGGCGGGATTGTGAGAGGGCGTAAGATTCACCGAACAGGCGGCATTCATCATCTCTATCCCTGCGGAGAACTCGGGTGTCGGCGCTTCGCCTGCATACCATGCCCTGATCCCTGCTTCCTGGAGGAGCCCGATAACCTCCATGGAAAATTCTGGACCGAGAAACCTGTTATCATGTCCGACTATCATGCCTCTTTTCTGTATCTCCTGAAAGTCCGATACGCCGATCGCATCCATGACAGTGCGGTCATTGCTTCTGCACATCTCTATGATCGCTGAAGTGACAATGCGGACATTGTGAAAGGTAAACCCGGTCCCGATTTCTCCCCTCCAGCCTGATGTGCCGAACACGATATCTGACGGTTCTGTATTCTCGCGTGCGAATTTCTCGATTTCTGCAAGGAATTGCCGGTTTTTCGAGACATCCGACAGAATCGCCTTCCAGCAGGCAGAGGCATTCTCAAATTGCTGTGCCATTACGTCCTCCCATGAATATGATGTTGTATAAAATGCCGTGCAAGGTTTGCTGCATAAAAGAACTATTCAAAAGAGGCACTGAAAAACCTCATCCGTTTTCCTGAGTTCCCGAATTATGCCGGACGCCTCGGACGGATTCAGATTGCGGGCATTTGCTGAGGAAAGTATCCTGAACAAACCGTCAAACGCACCCTTCACATCCAGGTCATTATCCATATGTTCAATAAAGGTTTTCTTCAGATCCCGGGAGATTCCGGAGACTTTGCCGGTTCCCCTGTACGCGTTATTCCGGATATTTTTTACGATTCCCCGGAAGCTTTTCAAGTGCTCTGCTGTTTTTTTCATTCGCGCACCGGAGTAATTTAGCTTTAGGCGGTAGTGCCCGTAGATCAGGAAGAAACGGATTTCTGCCATGGCATATCCCTGTTTTTTCAGCATATCCGTATACAGGATGTTTCCCCTGCTTTTTGACATTTTCCTGCCTTTGACATGAAGATGATGGCAGTGGAGCCAGAACTTTGCCATGGGATACGGCCTCACCGATTCAAGAATTGCACAGGTGTAATCATGATGACGGAAAAGGTTGTCAATCCCTCCGCAGTACACCGACAGCGTTTTATCGAAATGCCTGCTGATCATTCCCGGATCCTGGATATTCCATGCGGGCCGTCCTTTTCCGATAACGGTATCCCAGCAATATCTGTCTCCCTTATTGCAGCCGTGCCAGAGGATGAAATCTCCCTTATTCCACCGGGTTCCGGGATAGGTATCCTTGTGGAATCTCCTCTTTTTCGGTGGCCATGCAGATGTGTCAAGACCGTAGATTTTTCCGAACCCGGGGAATTTCAGGGCGTCAAAATAGACGTTTCCTCCGTGACGGTACGCGATTCCGCGATCAAGCAGTACTTCCAGTATTGCCACTGTTTCACTAATGCTCTCTGAAGCCTTCGGAAGGAAATCCGGAGGCTTCATCCTCAGCGCCTTCATCTCCCTTTTGAACTCTTTGATGACCTGCCCGGTGAGTCTGTTTACCGAAATCTTCTTCTTTTCGGCTTCGATGATCGCCTTGTCTTCAATATCGGTGATGTTCATGCCCCTTTTTACCCTGAACCCGGAATATTCCAGATACCGGGCGAGAATATCTTCGAAGAGGAATGTCCTGAAATTGCCGATGTGTGCCCTCTGATAAACGGAAGGGCCGCAGGTGAAAATCGTGACCACATTCCTGTCAGCCGCATGAAAAACTTCCGTTTTTTTTCCGAGTGAATTGAAAAGGCTTAACATGCAATATCCCTCCGGACTGCTATTCCCATTGTAATGTTTTCCAGTGCCCTTTGTGAAATCTCCAGATCATTAGCATCCCCTGCATGTTCATGGAGATTACCATGGCTATCCATGCACCGGTTGCCCCGTAATGCAGGATGATCGAGAAAAAATATGCAAGAGGAAGACGGATAACCCACATCGCGATGATGATGATCCACATCGTGCCCTTGGTGTCGCCTGCTCCCTGAAGGCCACCTGCCAGGATCACACTGAATGCCATAAAAGGCTCCGACAGCATGTTTATCCTGAGATAACGCACTGTTTCCTCATGAACCGCCGGGTCTTTTGTCAGGAACGACGAGAATTCCCGCGCCCAGATAAATATGACAAGCGCTATCAGGCTTATGAGCATGACTCCTGTCAGAGCGATTTTCCATCCGAGCCTTTCCGCCCTGTCAGGGTCCTTTGCCCCAAGGTTCTGGCCGATGAGTACGGACGCAGCCATATTTAGGGCAAAAGCGGGAAGAAATATGATCGCTTCGATTCTAAGGCCGTTTGTGATGGATGCAAGTGCGGTGATGCGTTCCTCCCCGAGCCTTCCGAGAATATTGTACAGCACAATGCTTCCTGCGTTCCATGCGATCTGGAGAAGCACGGAAGGCCATCCGATGCTGAGAATCCTGCGCAGAGTCGATTTCACTATTGTAAAAGGGCCTTCATACATCGGCCTCCATCGGCCGGAGAGAAAAAAAAGGGAGTTCATGACCATTCCTGCGGAAACCGAAATCGCCGTGGAGATGGCTATGCCGATATACCCTAATCCGGGCATGCCGGACATTCCGAACACGAGAATGAAATCGCCCAGGATATTGAGCACGCTGACGACAGCCATGGTCATGAGCGGCTTCCGGACTTCGCCGCTTGCCCGGAAGACCGCATTGGAAACTATCAGAATATAATTGGGACCGAGCGCCAGAGCGAAGACCTTCAGGAATTCTTCCGAGATTTCTTGTATTTCACCGGGGAAGCCGGACAGGGAGAGTATTTCCCTGCTGAACAAAAGCCCTGTAATGGTCAGGACTATTGCCGCCAAAACACTGAATAGCAAAGACTGCCTTGAAACTTCTATAGCTTCCTGGTCTCTTCCTGATCCGCTTGCCCTTGAGACCATGGCCAGGGTGCCGATACTGATTGCATTTGCGATGATAATCACCAGGAAGTATATCTGGCTTATAAAGCCTACGGCTGCCTGGACTTCAGGGCTTATAAAGCCCGCAACATAAATATCGGTCAGGCCGACAAGGAAATTGAATATCATAATAAGCATCATCGGCCATGACATCTGCCATATATTCATCCAGATATTTCCTGATGTCAGGGCTGGCGCCGGGGATTTGTGTGAGACAGACATTGTCTGATAATTCTATCATAAAAAAGAGATCTGTCAGATGATTCTTTCTCTGTCCATAACGGGAATAAAGCATTCCGGCATGGCGTTGCATTTTCAGGGTCTTTTCAGTAGAGTTATTATGAGGAAACCCGAAACGGGTGAACAGTCAGACGTATTGTGACTGGTCATCGCGAGCGACCAGCGGGAGCGCGGCAATCTCATTGTGTACCCCTTAAGAGGTGAATATGTCAGAACATCAGGCGCTGCTGAGATGTCCGGCATGCGGAGCAGTGAACCGTGTGTCTGCTGACAGACTGAGGGATCAACCGAAATGCGGGAAATGCAGTAATCTGCTCGAGGTTACTGGAAAGCCTGTTGATGTCTCTGCCACGGGCTTTGAGCGGGAGGTTCTGCAATGGCCCGGGGCGGTATTGGTGGAATTCTGGGCACAGTGGTGCGGGTATTGCCGGATGATCGCTCCGGCAATTGATGCGCTGGCGCGTGCGAAAGCAGGTCTTGTGAAGGTGGTCAGGGTCAATGTCGATAAAGCTCCTGAACTCGCGCAGAGGTTTGGTATCCGCGCAACTCCGACGTTTCTGCTTTACCGGAATGGCAATAAGGTCAATGAGATTGGGGGCGCCCTTCCAGGGGATCAGCTTGAGATCTGGATAGAATCCTCCTTAAAGAGCTGAAGGCCCTGCGCCGGCTATTGTCCTGAAGCCGGCTGATGATACACGAGTGTCTCTGTCTTCTCTTTTGTACGGATTCTCTCAGCCATCGTGACAGCCTCTTTCCTGTTCGGAAAACTGCCGATCAGCACCCTGAATACCACACTGTTATTTTTTGTCCTGCTTTCATGGATTCGGGGAGCATATCCCTTCGCCTGAAATGCCTTCATGACAG
Coding sequences within it:
- the rplU gene encoding 50S ribosomal protein L21; translated protein: MYAIVESGGKQYKVSPGQLIKVESLGKETGADVTIERVLMIHRDDKGVYGAPYIDGAKVIASVEGNDKARKVIIFKQRPRKVYRKLNGHRQQFTALRIKEIVYGG
- the rpmA gene encoding 50S ribosomal protein L27, which translates into the protein MAHKKGVGSSRNGRDSESKRLGIKRFGGQFVRAGSILVRQRGTKFHPGTNVGKGSDDTLFAKTDGIVNFERKDRTRLQISVYPQTQ
- the obgE gene encoding GTPase ObgE translates to MQFVDYVKVHVKAGDGGKGCVSFRREKYVPRGGPDGGDGGRGGHIIFRASDELNTLLDQRYRREYRAKKGHHGMGKKMHGKNGEDLVIPVPVGTIVRDAETGELIIDLNEHGKESVIATGGRGGLGNSHFATPVRQAPRFAQPGEPGDEKWLVLELKLLADTGLIGLPNAGKSTLLSVISSAKPKIADYPFTTLTPMLGVVKLEDFRSFVVADIPGLIEGAHRGIGLGFQFLRHIERTSMLLHLVDVSDMNPGDPVEDFEKVQEEIALYSSELLKKPIAAVGTKLDIAVQKERLAKLEKYCKMKKIEFFPVSAVNGTGIKKLLYYIAEKLEASRKARSASQE
- a CDS encoding HEAT repeat domain-containing protein, which produces MQEEQEKIPLDARLLSDVIIELNISRRNVSIYPKDHPSVEKSLRRAYELLQKLFELRPEVTLAVAKDTLIIDDYYLDRKNPVYREFALHLNKMNMAYVTFIIGLSQDELYEFHRIISQNIKEILPETFRAMFHDLNLIHIKAGFIDYGAFAFEEGKTLKETSGTQLWERYVYGLLEGTLQSDDAGEGLSGIPPELLAGLLNRKAADDIREEAYDKVISSYIRRSSESTFSGRDLKRIMDFINELKPELKKQFLSSAVRTVSRDMDSAYKALGGISADEIIELLGTINEQRLVIPEALKNLLDRLSKLPHEGTEQLSLHGNLIVDDIFISPDIVNLFSGNFESFVSATYSREIQKLLDFSPARITITEPGGLGRAFSDDYIESDFNHTILELMSSDILTERDEYALFMRVLKEQTEQFLWTARYTQVLKTLKVLRANRENGRFADVTAEILEFYHSEEFISKLVDSLRLLGRQMREEAQLLCEHYGEEIISPLMDALTVEASQTVRRFLMGLLRQFGDKVIPETVKRLGDKRWFVKRNMLYLLGECESKEVLPHVRPYCRHENRKVGFEAIKCLLNAGDEYGISAVKDYLHSDSREDVELAIAMSGSFRIKEVVPDLIRMLRKRGISGADFYDKIPVVKALGEIGDPRAVETLKDLLGGKSFLYKGASERLKEELYKSLKNYPCRDIEEIIRAGLKSRNDVIRQESRRLKEQISDQ
- a CDS encoding HD domain-containing phosphohydrolase, with amino-acid sequence MIVRFISTLMSAVSNCALYSKEHSSVDDLAKKAHAVLSEIFQESDSLEIMIVDNDLVVNKSPVREAGVQAINFMKRLKRKGLSRVDFLKGIPFSEMKQFAVDMSLPDKDPGVYPHIRTGVVDVKSGGLKLDTDLNLDNLSGFTLDQIDKVKEVYHTISPYKKLNVTGLEEIVVNFIITFRREVNILRLISPVKSYSEYTYTHATNVAVLSMLQAESLGLKDDLMRDIGIAALLHDVGKLFISNEVLEKKGALDEKEWSEIRSHPLFGARYLATMDGISRLAPVVAMEHHLRFDGKGYPKQAVDGKKQHFCSQIVAIADYYDALRSRRPYRRELEIREVLSVMKKEGPGVFNITLLDNFLRIMHTAMSE
- a CDS encoding transcriptional regulator, whose product is MKKRFREPAVPVERKETVRQRILSLLEGDTLTAKDLSAEISVSEREIYGHLEHIQKTVSKSRHNFSIVPAACKKCGFVFRKRDRLTKPGKCPVCRSESIQEPLFSIKSRGEG
- a CDS encoding phosphomannomutase — translated: MAQQFENASACWKAILSDVSKNRQFLAEIEKFARENTEPSDIVFGTSGWRGEIGTGFTFHNVRIVTSAIIEMCRSNDRTVMDAIGVSDFQEIQKRGMIVGHDNRFLGPEFSMEVIGLLQEAGIRAWYAGEAPTPEFSAGIEMMNAACSVNLTPSHNPANYAGFKFNPSDGGPAGTEITTRIEAIANRLMKERAVPAGTKPEKIEKIDLTDLYMKFVAERKTLDIQKIRDFISREDCIICIDHVHGSTRGRLERILGTSDRIRYLRTEDNYLFGGVAPEPSEKNMIQVEKCLGESSSRYRLGVIMDPDGDRIRHTDGHMQIPMNYFGAMALHYLHVYRKISGVVAKSVGTSNLVNAIAAQHGIPVKETMVGFKNFRPYMLKDSDERAIVAFEESDGISAYNHTLEKDAIFGLLLAIEMMAVTRMNLREYLISVMDEYGYYYPDRSGISVDPDLVGEPLLKRLSGIREQYKEGTTVTIHGAERTVAHVITVDGIKLVFDDGSWLMIRPSGTEPKVRFYIESRTEEGKKAVFETAEKITREALGNAR
- a CDS encoding class I tRNA ligase family protein: MLSLFNSLGKKTEVFHAADRNVVTIFTCGPSVYQRAHIGNFRTFLFEDILARYLEYSGFRVKRGMNITDIEDKAIIEAEKKKISVNRLTGQVIKEFKREMKALRMKPPDFLPKASESISETVAILEVLLDRGIAYRHGGNVYFDALKFPGFGKIYGLDTSAWPPKKRRFHKDTYPGTRWNKGDFILWHGCNKGDRYCWDTVIGKGRPAWNIQDPGMISRHFDKTLSVYCGGIDNLFRHHDYTCAILESVRPYPMAKFWLHCHHLHVKGRKMSKSRGNILYTDMLKKQGYAMAEIRFFLIYGHYRLKLNYSGARMKKTAEHLKSFRGIVKNIRNNAYRGTGKVSGISRDLKKTFIEHMDNDLDVKGAFDGLFRILSSANARNLNPSEASGIIRELRKTDEVFQCLF
- a CDS encoding MATE family efflux transporter, whose amino-acid sequence is MNIWQMSWPMMLIMIFNFLVGLTDIYVAGFISPEVQAAVGFISQIYFLVIIIANAISIGTLAMVSRASGSGRDQEAIEVSRQSLLFSVLAAIVLTITGLLFSREILSLSGFPGEIQEISEEFLKVFALALGPNYILIVSNAVFRASGEVRKPLMTMAVVSVLNILGDFILVFGMSGMPGLGYIGIAISTAISVSAGMVMNSLFFLSGRWRPMYEGPFTIVKSTLRRILSIGWPSVLLQIAWNAGSIVLYNILGRLGEERITALASITNGLRIEAIIFLPAFALNMAASVLIGQNLGAKDPDRAERLGWKIALTGVMLISLIALVIFIWAREFSSFLTKDPAVHEETVRYLRINMLSEPFMAFSVILAGGLQGAGDTKGTMWIIIIAMWVIRLPLAYFFSIILHYGATGAWIAMVISMNMQGMLMIWRFHKGHWKTLQWE
- the trxC gene encoding thioredoxin TrxC, coding for MSEHQALLRCPACGAVNRVSADRLRDQPKCGKCSNLLEVTGKPVDVSATGFEREVLQWPGAVLVEFWAQWCGYCRMIAPAIDALARAKAGLVKVVRVNVDKAPELAQRFGIRATPTFLLYRNGNKVNEIGGALPGDQLEIWIESSLKS